In Daphnia magna isolate NIES linkage group LG5, ASM2063170v1.1, whole genome shotgun sequence, a single genomic region encodes these proteins:
- the LOC123472594 gene encoding uncharacterized protein LOC123472594 has translation MVIAWLDLSNAFGSIPHPILNCLFQSLPIPAELRRILSDIYSNNVMEFAVGQDSVQIHPTAGVRQGDPLSSVVFNLAAEPIIRTAKSNNTGFSAFQARVSTTAYADDIAIVGSSIRETQRTLNAIEDTATSLGLKFNPGKCTSLTLINGKSVTDNSLKIGDAEIRPLAENDQEDYLGTPLGARLTFRPNTFLAQNLIKVADSGLAPWQKIEVYRSCLLPSLSHHLASGRVEKGALYDLDVACRDFLRRVANVPISSNTAFFYADRRVGGLGMLPLTEEADIWTIARAMQLLDSEDKTVSEVAMAQLEETIRLGYGKREVPFPIPINEYLAGSMDKGLGAIRHGGASMNLWTRSRRAAGHLKRIKIDVSGEQYSKIIADDISCISLKAVRGLRTALGGRWTSRLLSEQQGKVATGLALDMAKDTAALISCRTPLTFQEWHYLHQARLGRLPVRGCPGSKSTNKTCRLGCGKLETTDHVVCCCQVNSALSINRHNSILDLMVTEAEALGHSVSVNRAIDSTGMRPDIVVTSTNPAIIIDVTVPLSSAEGLERARNKKIEKYKDLGSVLPLVVGSLGSWLPSNDAISLALSIPGRRWNNLKRKMKLLAIQGTTRIIAKHLAYQTEGSDPPPEEDEETEDNSLLQHSLQGFFNVALTRRLANFFPLYINVKT, from the coding sequence ATGGTGATTGCCTGGTTGGACCTCTCCAATGCTTTTGGATCCATTCCTCacccaattttaaattgtcTATTTCAGAGTCTACCAATACCAGCTGAGCTTCGTCGCATCCTAAGCGACATCTACTCAAACAACGTCATGGAGTTTGCAGTTGGGCAAGATTCCGTGCAGATTCATCCAACGGCTGGTGTTCGACAAGGCGACCCATTAAGCAGCGTAGTATTCAACCTGGCTGCTGAACCCATCATACGGAcagcaaaatcaaataacaccGGATTCTCAGCATTTCAAGCTAGGGTCTCAACTACAGCATATGCGGACGATATTGCCATTGTAGGATCGTCAATCCGAGAAACGCAAAGAACTCTCAATGCCATAGAGGACACGGCAACCTCGCTAGGCTTGAAGTTCAATCCAGGTAAGTGCACGTCCCTAACACTTATTAACGGAAAATCTGTTACAGACAACTCGCTGAAAATCGGAGACGCCGAAATCAGACCCCTGGCAGAAAACGATCAAGAGGACTACCTAGGAACACCTCTAGGAGCTCGCCTGACCTTTCGTCCAAACACCTTTTTAGCTCAAAACTTAATTAAAGTAGCAGATTCTGGTTTAGCTCCCTGGCAGAAGATAGAAGTATACAGGAGTTGTCTTCTACCATCGCTGTCTCATCATCTGGCGTCAGGAAGGGTGGAAAAGGGGGCTCTCTACGACCTTGATGTCGCATGCAGAGATTTTCTACGCAGAGTTGCCAACGTCCCTATCTCGTCTAACACGGCTTTCTTCTACGCAGACAGAAGAGTTGGGGGGCTTGGAATGCTTCCTTTGACCGAGGAGgctgatatctggaccataGCTAGAGCGATGCAACTCCTGGACAGCGAGGACAAGACCGTTAGCGAAGTGGCTATGGCGCAACTAGAGGAGACAATACGACTAGGATACGGAAAGAGAGAAGTACCATTCCCCATACCAATTAACGAATACTTGGCAGGGTCAATGGACAAAGGTCTTGGTGCCATAAGACATGGAGGAGCATCCATGAACCTCTGGACGCGTTCGAGGAGGGCAGCTGGCCACTTGAAGAGGATCaagattgatgtatccggcgaacAGTACTCCAAAATCATCGCCGATGACATCTCTTGCATTTCCCTGAAAGCAGTCAGAGGACTCCGAACCGCCCTGGGAGGAAGATGGACTTCAAGGCTACTGTCAGAGCAACAAGGGAAGGTTGCAACGGGGCTTGCACTCGACATGGCTAAGGACACAGCAGCACTCATCTCCTGCAGAACACCTCTAACATTTCAAGAATGGCACTACCTCCACCAAGCCAGACTCGGAAGACTTCCAGTTAGAGGGTGTCCAGGATCTAAGTCCACAAACAAGACATGTCGTCTTGGTTGTGGCAAATTGGAAACAACAGAccatgtcgtctgctgttgccAAGTCAATTCAGCTCTATCCATTAATAGACATAATTCTATCTTAGATCTTATGGTGACAGAAGCGGAGGCGCTCGGCCACTCCGTTTCCGTCAATCGGGCAATTGACTCCACCGGAATGCGACCTGACATCGTTGTAACATCGACGAACCCAGCTATCATTATTGACGTGACGGTGCCACTCAGCAGTGCAGAAGGGTTAGAGAGGGCAAGGAATAAGAAGATAGAGAAGTACAAAGACCTAGGATCTGTACTTCCTCTAGTCGTTGGCTCTCTCGGGTCCTGGCTTCCAAGCAACGACGCCATATCTCTAGCCCTCAGCATTCCTGGAAGACGATGGAATAAcctgaagaggaagatgaaaCTCTTGGCCATACAAGGAACGACCAGAATAATAGCAAAGCACTTGGCCTATCAAACAGAAGGAAGCGATCCACCAcccgaagaagatgaagaaacagaagacaaCAGTCTTCTGCAACATTCTCTTCAAGGGTTTTTTAACGTAGCGTTGACACGTCGTCTCGCGAACTTTTTCCCTTTATATATaaatgtaaaaacataa
- the LOC123472595 gene encoding uncharacterized protein LOC123472595: MMTESITELFFYNCVDGILKLPFPVPSTLKCSLCPSGRYGSKTHVKNAVDHLKLKHGLIVVIKYYCQLCNQISEERIRAKRHHAVCDEAPSDDSTGHESIPIQQSEIAGEDLILPYPCGSCRCPLCRWYTTAQGTVAAQSIEHHIAREHGLSTKRKWKCRACNVILEGHAMREHYKVHRIPQQTTPNSSISSTNPLLSTNLPHSPTLSLASIRNSLISSSSTPSTTQSSIASHQISPPIILNLEPNLQSPSPLRIPTPNPSQTPLSSPASTSSSSRNTSFSSPLSSPSQLVNSVSTVDVAGTEDEFRGLWASRIELCTSLQGLDSLLRECTVEWLRLSTKPEDTISAPRRPTTSTERTRSHRNQNRQQQKIRRSGRKAAEEKGKLQRLYSLYPRRAVRKILEEESIGYTGTKDLAAAFLESTYSQTPPSANQIDCARAHFDRCEWKNPTSEELGILSSPPSPEEIKHRLGKACNTAPGRDGLEYRHLRALDTSGHLLASIYRAVWTYGIPACWKTSRTVPIYKKGDSSDYGNFRPISLLPTMYKIFSGIVSSRRMSTATKLGWISSEQKGFLPGVQGIQE; the protein is encoded by the coding sequence ATGATGACGGAGTCGATAACCGAGTTGTTTTTCTATAACTGCGTAGATGGGATCCTTAAGCTTCCCTTCCCCGTCCCTTCTACTCTAAAGTGCTCTCTTTGTCCAAGTGGTAGATATGGTTCTAAGACTCATGTTAAAAATGCAGTAgatcatttaaaattaaaacatggCTTGATCGTTGTTATAAAATATTATTGCCAATTGTGCAATCAAATTTCTGAAGAACGTATCAGAGCCAAAAGACACCATGCTGTGTGCGACGAAGCACCTAGTGATGACAGCACTGGCCATGAAAGCATTCCCATACAGCAATCAGAAATTGCAGGAGAGGATCTCATCCTTCCCTATCCTTGTGGAAGCTGCAGATGTCCACTGTGCCGTTGGTATACAACGGCACAAGGCACAGTTGCAGCGCAGTCTATTGAACACCATATAGCGCGCGAACACGGTTTGTCCActaaaaggaaatggaaatgCAGAGCGTGCAACGTCATACTAGAAGGGCATGCAATGAGAGAGCACTATAAAGTACATAGAATCCCACAACAAACCACGCCTAATTCATCAATATCCTCTACCAACCCTTTGCTCTCAACAAACTTACCACATTCACCCACCCTCTCTCTTGCATCCATAAGAAATTCCTTAATCTCCAGTAGTTCCACCCCGTCAACTACACAAAGTTCTATTGCTTCCCACCAGATATCACCACCAATCATCCTTAACCTAGAGCCTAATCTCCAGTCCCCTTCACCATTGCGTATTCCAACACCGAATCCGAGCCAAACACCCCTTAGTTCTCCGGCTTCCACTTCTAGTTCGAGTCGAAACActtctttttcctccccctTATCATCTCCTAGCCAACTTGTGAACTCAGTATCTACCGTCGACGTAGCGGGAACAGAAGACGAGTTTAGGGGGTTGTGGGCTTCAAGGATAGAATTGTGCACCTCCCTGCAGGGTCTTGATTCCCTCCTCCGTGAATGCACAGTTGAGTGGCTTAGGCTTTCAACGAAACCGGAAGACACAATCTCCGCACCAAGAAgaccaacaacatcaacagagAGGACAAGAAGCCATCGCAACCAaaatcgacaacaacaaaaaataaggcgTTCAGGAAGAAAGGCAGCAGAGGAAAAAGGCAAACTTCAACGCCTCTACTCACTCTATCCTCGCAGAGCCGTAAGGAAAATATTAGAAGAGGAATCCATTGGCTACACGGGAACCAAGGATTTGGCTGCTGCTTTCCTCGAATCGACCTACTCCCAAACACCACCATCAGCTAACCAGATTGACTGCGCCAGAGCACATTTCGACAGATGTGAATGGAAGAACCCAACATCTGAAGAGCTCGGAATTCTTTCTTCACCTCCAAGCCCAGAAGAAATAAAGCATAGACTCGGCAAAGCTTGCAACACCGCGCCTGGACGAGACGGCTTGGAATATCGGCACCTTCGTGCACTGGACACAAGCGGTCACCTCCTAGCTTCCATCTACCGCGCGGTATGGACTTATGGGATTCCAGCTTGCTGGAAGACCTCGAGGACAGTTCCGATATACAAGAAAGGTGACTCCTCAGATTATGGGAACTTTCGGCCAATATCCCTTCTCCCGACAATGTACAAGATCTTCTCAGGAATTGTGTCCTCAAGAAGAATGTCAACTGCGACGAAGCTAGGATGGATTTCGTCAGAGCAGAAAGGGTTTCTACCAGGTGTTCAAGGCATCCAGGAA
- the LOC123472596 gene encoding uncharacterized protein K02A2.6-like, with product MVASCPSGQENRHNNPALPLFPTRIPVHPFQKVSADIFQFGGVHYLLLVDEYSKWPCVATLRTLTSSSTIEALDGFFADFGTHEEIISDNGKQFDCVEFNRFCAKRQVRHLTSSPEFPQSNGLAERHIQTVKKTMLKMFRDGKSLWEVLAAVRSTPVSDQLPSLSVLLQGRHLRGSLPFLPSALTPRVVPSSFVQLQLRRRQGKAHFQNTRCTDVRSSALFVGQRVRARVNSRWQPGTVEKVCREPNSYLVRLSDGRLFRRTRWAINIDHSSSSPLDAPSKPLLPRGTTNGALESVADHSVLFPSPGLTHSVPAPATPLHATPSVGCDTPCPSSGSVLAQSTTTTQPECRSTPSRGNASPLAVRPAYPSPAPGPRLERQAVSGAVCGDTPARSVPVPMFTRSGRQFSRPVDPS from the coding sequence ATGGTGGCCAGCTGCCCATCGGGTCAAGAAAATCGGCATAACAATCCAGCATTGCCCCTGTTTCCCACCCGCATCCCGGTCCACCCATTCCAGAAGGTATCAGCCGACATCTTCCAGTTTGGCGGTGTCCACTACCTGCTGTTAGTGGATGAGTACAGCAAGTGGCCGTGTGTGGCGACACTGCGCACGCTCACGTCGTCATCCACCATTGAAGCCCTTGACGGATTTTTTGCGGATTTCGGGACCCATGAGGAGATTATATCCGACAATGGGAAGCAGTTTGACTGCGTTGAGTTCAACCGTTTTTGTGCAAAACGACAAGTTCGTCATTTGACTTCCAGCCCCGAGTTCCCGCAGTCTAATGGTCTGGCAGAGAGGCACATCCAGACAGTAAAAAAGACCATGTTGAAAATGTTCCGGGACGGCAAGTCCCTGTGGGAAGTCTTGGCAGCAGTCCGCTCAACGCCAGTATCGGACCAGTTACCATCTCTCTCCGTGCTCCTACAAGGCCGCCATCTTCGCGGCTCACTCCCGTTCCTTCCGTCTGCTCTCACCCCGAGGGTGGTCCCCTCATCGTTCGTGCAGCTGCAGTTACGACGACGACAAGGAAAGGCTCACTTCCAGAATACACGCTGCACTGACGTGCGCTCATCCGCCCTATTTGTGGGGCAACGAGTCAGGGCTCGTGTCAACTCTCGGTGGCAGCCAGGAACCGTTGAAAAGGTGTGTCGAGAGCCGAATTCATATCTGGTCCGATTATCCGATGGCCGACTGTTTCGCAGAACACGCTGGGCCATCAACATTGATCATTCTTCGTCGTCACCACTGGACGCACCCAGTAAGCCCCTACTGCCTCGAGGTACGACAAATGGAGCCTTGGAGAGTGTAGCAGACCATTCGGTGCTTTTCCCGTCGCCAGGGCTGACGCACTCTGTTCCAGCGCCAGCAACGCCTCTCCATGCGACCCCATCGGTGGGCTGTGACACACCTTGCCCTAGTTCCGGGTCAGTACTGGCCCAGTCTACAACAACTACCCAACCGGAGTGTCGTTCTACCCCTTCGCGGGGTAATGCCTCGCCTTTAGCAGTGCGGCCAGCCTACCCCAGTCCAGCGCCGGGGCCACGTCTTGAGCGCCAGGCCGTCAGCGGTGCGGTTTGTGGGGATACCCCAGCAAGGAGTGTGCCGGTCCCAATGTTCACCCGTTCTGGCCGCCAGTTTTCCCGCCCGGTAGACCCGAGTTAA
- the LOC123472365 gene encoding uncharacterized protein LOC123472365 — protein MHFLLRKKLEKARKEIKQGTPKLEKLLETHNLVYNDLPLIHKELETKAKAILDQRKTKKTTVDTLRRMLEGLHAHLKTTSISISKEAENSKSRTKLRRVLTETKRKALETIELINSKDTTLPISYEDFNEGVFPWETVLDRDDTHFPTLSLADKYNIVDCWMLLKRAREEITLSKNEMINYMRFLIDKRSSLQQPSQKHTGEDEKFAKGKSVMKVSEVHHLNLKIQMALTTFNLKCNQDFSDFVCGTQTNHSEPEFEFDTSDEDNYDSLSESEYSDEETESSSSYSEDDESAI, from the exons atgcATTTCCTTCTACGCAAAAAGCTAGAAAAA gcaagaaaggaaatcaaacaagGCACTCCAAAACTCGAGAAATTGTTGGAAACCCATAACCTCGTATATAATGATCTTCCACTGATTCACAAGGAGCTGGAGACAAAAGCTAAGGCAATTCTTgaccaaagaaaaaccaaaaagactACAGTTGATACACTGAGAAGAATGCTGGAGGGCTTACATGCTCATTTAAAgactacttccatttctatcTCTAAAGAAGCAG aaaattcgaagAGTCGCACTAAATTAAGGCGGGTTTTGACGGAAACTAAACGAAAGGCTTTGGAAacgattgaattaattaattctaAGGATACAACGCTTCCAATTTCTTACGAGGATTTCAATGAAGGTGTCTTTCCTTGGGAAACAGTTCTGGATCGGGATGACACGCACTTTCCcacac TTTCCCTTGCCGACAAATATAATATTGTTGATTGTTGGATGCTATTGAAAAGAGCAAGGGAGGAAATTACATTGAGTAAGAATGAAATGATAAACTACATGCGATTCCTCATTGATAAACGGTCATCACTACAACAACCAAGTCAAAAACATACCGGAGAAGACGAGAAATTTGCGAAAGGGAAATCCGTCATGAAAGTTTCTGAAGTTCATCatcttaatttaaaaattcaaatggctctaacaacatttaatttaaaGTGCAACCAGGATTTTTCAGATTTCGTATGTGGAACACAAACAAATCATTCTGAACCAGAATTTGAGTTTGACACATCTGATGAAGACAATTACGATTCTCTCTCAGAATCCGAATATTCtgatgaagaaacagaaagCTCATCTAGCTATTCGGAAGATGATGAATCTGCAATATAA
- the LOC123472597 gene encoding LOW QUALITY PROTEIN: uncharacterized protein LOC123472597 (The sequence of the model RefSeq protein was modified relative to this genomic sequence to represent the inferred CDS: inserted 1 base in 1 codon) produces FTDVCLPCFVPLKCCDVNCLGSMSLTPNLTESIVVVTEQGRFLLKGTNFVCDSCHTVRKATIDDYIFSVFFPASLSEKVTYXFSEEALLLGYHISHKCPGSSKNMYARTLEDVSKEYGRNGPINVPLFTTAEREWETCRHYIDQEVLKRDKTHCPSCGKEPLVRSSDAIVKLRRLSSAGKVHNPENERTMEQPQARFGNLVIKSDTEVENFRQRIYNKVSTTKKKQMCGGSAFKAAREDSNEQKKYDETGLVVSSCKHCVVPYAINMFKGESWTHTAFMHNEAMKSNAKFFCYDVVCQYWKWMKTKVARHFPEYRNLTSEMTGILPIMHKNAHQLPCKILWNPRWTTGMGLTGGEEHEQVFSKLYLYAYVLKHMAKHSNRASYCIY; encoded by the exons TTTACTGATGTTTGTTTACCATGCTTTGTGCCTCTTAAATGCTGTGATGTAAACTGCCTTGGATCGATGTCGCTTACACCCAATCTCACAGAATCAATCGTGGTTGTCACTGAGCAAG GTCGGTTTCTGTTAAAGGGAACTAATTTTGTTTGTGATAGTTGCCATACTGTTAGGAAAGCCACTATCGACGactatatattttctgtttttttccctGCAAGTTTATCAGAGAAAGTTACAT CTTTTTCAGAAGAGGCACTTCTATTAGGGTATCACATTTCCCACAAGTGTCCAGGTTCTTCAAAGAACATGTACGCTCGCACTCTTGAAGACGTATCTAAAGAATATGGACGG AATGGACCGATTAACGTACCGTTATTTACTACTGCGGAAAGAGAGTGGGAAACCTGTCGCCACTATATTGACCAAGAAGTGCTGAAAAGAGACAAAACTCATTGCCCAAGTTGTGGGAAAGAACCTTTAGTCAGATCTTCTGACGCTATCGTAAAATTGAGGCGCTTAAGCTCGGCTGGAAAAGTGCACAATCCAGAAAACGAAAGAAC AATGGAACAGCCACAGGCGAGGTTTGGAAACTTAGTTATCAAATCCGATACAGAAGTTGAAAATTTCCGTCAAAGGATTTACAACAAAGTTTCTACT acaaaaaagaaacagatgtGTGGGGGATCGGCTTTTAAGGCCGCAAGAGAAGACTCCAATGAACAAAAGAAGTATGACGAGACTGGGCTCGTCGTTAGCTCTTGCAAGCACTGCGTTGTACCATACGCAATCAACATGTTTAAAGGTGAATCGTGGACCCATACTGCATTTATGCACAACGAAGCCATGAAAAGTAACGCCAAATTCTTCTGCTACGACGTGGTATGCCAATACTGGAAatggatgaaaacaaaagtggCTCGTCATTTTCCTGAATACCGTAATCTAACAAGTGAAATGACAGGAATCTTGCCTATCATGCATAAGAATGCACATCAATTGCCATGCAAG ATTTTATGGAATCCCCGCTGGACAACTGGAATGGGCTTAACAGGAGGAGAAGAGCACGAGCAAGTTTTCTCCAAATTGTATCTATATGCTTATGTGCTAAAGCATATGGCAAAACATAGTAATAGAGCTTCTTACTGTATTTATTAG
- the LOC123472283 gene encoding uncharacterized protein LOC123472283: MEDSHSLSNSEIVHDETDLAEKRLNEAMAQRKKELQHMKNIMGRQIKQKNKEDRIRISQFKETFKGKKEVPNRNKPWKTIEWQNYWNSLGNHEQNNLDRRKSHCHKSIYTKIDEMAENFNASVVCLIRYPNGTQHTKYVLASGGGIQFAQSEDGILIDQLWVRHWNKKQEKRQKLCEEKGIWQERASKRERRGLKKVIDQDNESLLHDNPKQRNFIEKGASKRNRTAKKKTIEHENESVLLENHEQKNSIERGRKSIMLINFAIISA, from the exons ATGGAAGATTCACATTCACTCAGCAATTCTGAAATTGTTCACGATGAAACAGATCTAGCTGAAAAGAGGCTAAATGAAGCCATGgcacaaaggaaaaaagaattacaacaCATGAAAAATATAATGGGGAGACAAATTAAACAGAAGAACAAAGAAGATCGAATCAGAATTTCTCAGTTCAAA GAAacctttaaaggaaaaaaggaagtaCCTAATCGAAATAAACCATGGAAAACTATCGAATGGCAAAACTATTGGAATTCTTTGGGTAACCACGAACAAAACAACCTTGACAGGAGGAAGTCCCACTGCCACAAGAGTATCTACACCAAAATAGATGAAATGGCTGAGAACTTCAATGCTTCAGTTGTATGTTTAATTCGTTATCCCAACGGAACCCAACATACCAAATATGTTTTAGCCAGTGGTGGGGGAATTCAGTTTGCCCAATCAGAAGATGGCATTCTTATAGATCAACTTTGGGTTCGACattggaacaaaaaacaag aGAAAAGACAGAAGTTGTGTGAAGAAAAGGGCATATGGCAAGAGAGAGCcagcaagagagagagaagag GACTGAAGAAAGTAATCGACCAAGACAATGAATCACTACTTCATGACAATCCAAAGCAGAGAAACTTCATTGAAAAAGGAGCCAGCAAAAGAAATAGAACAG caaagaagaaaactatcGAACATGAAAATGAATCAGTACTCCTCGAGAATCATGAGCAGAAAAACTCCATTGAAAGAGGTAGAAAAAGCATTATgctaataaattttgcaaTTATTAGtgcttaa
- the LOC123472282 gene encoding LOW QUALITY PROTEIN: histone H3.v1-like (The sequence of the model RefSeq protein was modified relative to this genomic sequence to represent the inferred CDS: inserted 1 base in 1 codon; deleted 2 bases in 1 codon) yields the protein MKSSKERAGEEEXKEKEEEEDQEEEEDQEEEKDQEKEEDQEKEEDQEKEEEEKKDQEEEENNKMEKQVKCSTKYTPPSKNAKQYPSPNCHEDVDSLLTLQNERNNLSPLSSAPLSPSSTRSSSPNYQHREEGEIFGPSNSGIPPQTTLKRVADGTAGTAAAYLIKYLVFNKDPKLAIEPCVKVRRLSAPFQTQGKTRGTRRGNGRLPGRPKTRKGPSRKKIIEQKFV from the exons atgaaatcatctaAAGAGAGagcaggagaagaag gaaaagaaaaagaagaagaagaagatcaagaagaagaagaagatcaagaagaagaaaaagatcaagaaaaagaagaagatcaagaaaaagaagaagatcaagaaaaagaagaagaagaaaaaaaagatcaagaagaagaagaaaataacaaaatggaGAAACAGGTGAAGTGTAGTACAAAATATACTCCTCCGTCGAAAAATGCAAAGCAATATCCTTCACCAAATTGCCACGAAG ATGTGGACAGTTTGCTGACATTGCAAAATGAGAGAAATAATTTATCACCTCTTTCCTCCGCTCCTCTTTCACCGTCCAGCACAAGGTCTTCGTCTCCCAATTATCAACACCGCGAAG AAGGGGAAATATTTGGGCCAAGCAACTCTGGAATTCCTCCGCAAACGACATTGAAGCGGGTGGCAGATGGTACGGCGGGTACTGCGGCTGCTTATCTTATAAAATATCTCGTTTTTAATAAAGACCCCAAATTGGCAATTGAGCCATGCGTAAAGGTCAGACGTTTATCTGCGCCTTTCCAAACACAGGGAAAAACAAGAGGAACAAGACGAGGAAATGGAAGGTTGCCTGGAAGACCGAAA ACGAGGAAAGGTCccagcaggaaaaaaattatagaacAGAAGTTCGTCTGA